From Alloacidobacterium dinghuense:
TGGAACCATTTAACCGGTCGGAACTGCTTGTATTCAATTACCGGCTGGAAATAGCGCACGTTGCCCCAGAGTCCCGCGAGCTGAAAGGCACTCGAGAAGGAGGATCCGGTACGCGGCATGTAGCTGGAATCCAGCTTGTTCCAGGAATAGCTGAGGGAGATCATGCTGTTGACGATGCCCTCAAGCGAGTTTCCGTTCTGGATTCCGCTGCGGAACGCCAGCGTCTGGAAGAGATTTTGCGATGCGGCGCTGAAAGTTGTAACCGACGAACGATTAAGCGAATAGGTGACGCCGATGCGCTTGAACGTGTGACGGATGGGATATGCGCCAGACACGGTAAAGCCAGTCACTGACTGGTTGTAGTTCTGGGTGAGCGAGTTCACAGCTGCCGTGGTGTTCGCATCCGCGCCCGAGAGGTTATAGGCCTTGGCCGAGTTGTAGTCGTACTTGCTGGAGTAGAGCTGGAAGCCAAGGCTGACAGGCTTGTTCCGCAGGTACGGCTCATTGAAGCCGAAGAGCAGGTTGCGCGACAGGTTGCCGGCGCTGGCCTGTACGCTCAGCGTTTCGCCCAATCCAAGAAAGTTATTGGTCTGGTAATTCAGGCCGAGGAAGGTGCCGGACAGGCCACTGACGCCGCCGTTGAGGCCGATGGAGTTCTTGCCCTTTTCCGTAACCTTCAAGAGCAAATCCACCGTGCCTGCTTCCGGATTCTGATGCGTTTCGGAGTCCTGATCGACCTTCAACGGGTTGAAATAATCGAGCTGATTGAGGCGCAACAGGCTCAGCTCCCAGAGGTGGCTGTTGTAGACCTGGCCTTCTTCGAGCAGCAATTCACGTCGGATGACGAAGTCGCGGGTAACGGTGTTGCCTTGGAACTCGATCCGGGAAACGTAGAAGGGCTTGCCTTCTTCGAGATCGACGACGAAGGAAACGGTCTTGTGGTCGTCATCGATGACTGGCTCGGGCGACGCCGAGAAGTTGATGTAGCCGAGCTGGCCGTAGGCTTTTTGCAGGTTCTGCAGACCTTTGCCGAAGGCGGTGAAGTTGAACCACTCGCCGTCTTTGATTGGGAACTGGGCACGCAGGGCCTTGAGGTTCGCGTCGGGAACAGCCTTGTTGCCTTTGAAGGTGATGGTGCCGAGGCGGTAGCGTGCGCCTTCGTCGACGGGAATGCGGATGTCGATGCGCTTGCCCTTGCGGGGGCGGAAGGTGAAGAATGACAGGCCGCTTTCGTTGCGAAGATGCTTGAGCGGCTCGCCTGTGGAGGCGCGGAAGTAGCCCTTGTCGCGGTAGGCTTGGCGCACGCGCTCTCCGTCTTCTTCAAGCTTGCTGGCGTCGTAAGTCTTGGCGAAAAGGTTCTCGAAGATGATGGAGTGCGGGATTCCGATCGGGCGCAGGTTCTTCATGGCCAGACGCAGCTCGCGCGAACTGAGGTGCTGGTTGCCAGTGAAACTGATGTTCCCAACTTTAACCTTGGGGCCTTCCTTGACGATAAAGTTCACCTGCACCGAGGCGGGCGGAATCGTCTTTACGTCGGCCTTGATGGTGGCGAATTGCCGGCCATGCTCGGAAAGCAGCTCCTTGATGACAGTCTCGACGCGGGCGATGCGGGTTGGGTCGTACTGACTTTCAACGGAGAAGCCGACCTTTTCCTTTTTCAGGCGGTCTAGTACGTCAGACTGTGTGACCGAGTTCAAGCCTTTGTAGTTGATTTCACGGATCGTGGCCTTTTCGCGGACATAGACGTCAAGAATGATTCCCCCCTTGGGATTCTCCTCGCGCTCGATGCGGACGTCTTCGAAGTAGCCGGTGTTCCATAAAGAATTGAAGTCGCGCTCGACGGTTGTTGGGTCGAAGGCCTCGTTCTCATGGCTGAACATGCGGGCGAGAATCGTCTCTTTTGGGATGCGGCGGTTGCCGATGACGCGAATCTGGGTAATCGTCTGCTGCTGTGCCCACGCCGAAAAAACGGTAAAGCAAAGAAGTACGAAGGCCAACGGCTTGAGCGTGCGGCGGAATTTGCGGCTCGCATTCTGACTTGTTTTGATTGGAGAGCTCACGCCCTCTCGCATGACGGGAAAAATAGGCACACCCTCACTGCAAAAAATCAGATGAAACTTGAGGAAAAGGCGATTATAAGTGACCGGAGGCGCAGTTCCCAACTCCGGAGGATCTTGGCGTCTCTTTACGGTCATCGGGGGATGCCAGTCCACCCGCTAGCTTTCCAGTTCTGCATGGACATCGAAACCTTCACCATTCCAGACGATTCTGAGAAGGTTTGGTTTGCAACAAACCTGACAATCCTCGACATAGGACTGCTTTCCGCCGGCTGACTCGTCAACAACAATTTCATTCCACTCTCCACAGCCAGCGCATTGGAAACCCGCAGCGAACGGCATCGATTGGTCCGCTCTTAGTCTATCGGAATGAAGGAGTTTTCGCTGCTCAGGCGGTGACTTTTCGCACTTCGACGAGAGTAGAGTAGAAGGTGGGTCCGCCGCCAAAGTCCGTTAGTCGTTGCGAGGTGAGAAGGTTTACGTTGTTTCCGCCGGGTGAGAGCTTGTTCCAGTTGAGACGGCTCGCCACTACTCCCTCGGGAAGATGGCCGTTAACATGGGCTTTCATCCGAAGTGATCCCCGGTCATTGAAGATTTCAACGGTGTCGCCTTCACAGATACCGCGCGCTGCTGCATCGCTGGAACGCATTTCAAGGCGGTTTGAGTGGGCAGCTTCCATCATTTGGTGTCCGTGAAGGTTGGCAAAAGTCGAGTTCATATAGTGGTCGGCCTTGCGTGGGAGGAACTCGAGGGGGTAGGCGGTGTTCTTTGTGTGACGCGACTCTGTCGGAGGTACAAATGAGGGAATCGGATCGACACCCTGAGCGGCCAAGGCCTCAGAGAAGAATTCGATCTTGCCGCTGGGTGTTTTAAAGGGCCCATTGGCGAAGGGACGGAACGGCTCGCCATCTCTCTCTGATGCAAATTGCAGGCGCTGATGGCCTCCAGCGGCGTTTAGCGTTTCTTCAGTCATGCCGGCCATCCACGCATCCTGCTTCTCAGGCTGGGCTGTGCGTAGCGCCTGCGCAATGAGGTCTTCAGCGGTGTCGCGGAAGCATGGCTCAACAAAGCTCATGCGCTGGGCCAGCTGCGAGAAGAGCCAAACATTAGAGCGGGCTTCGCCTAACGGTTCGATGGCCGGATTCGAAATCTGGACATAGTAATGGCCGTAGGCTCCCTGCACATCCTTGTGTTCGAGGAACGTGGTAGCGGGGAGCAAGATGTCGGCGTAGTCGGCCGTGTCGGTGAAGAACTGCTCGTGGACGACGGTGAAGAGGTCGAGGCGCGCCATGCCTTCGAGGACCTTTGACTGATCCGGTGCGATGGCGGCGGGGTTCGAGTTGTAGACGAAAAGCGCCTTTACCGGCGGATTATCGAGCCTGGTTAGGGCATGTCCCAGCTCGGTCATATTGACAATACGAGAGTGGCGCTTAATCGGGCTTGCGAACATCAGATCAGGGCGCTCGATGGTGACCTTGTCCCATGAGAAGGCGCCACTGGTTGAGAGCTGCAAGCCGCCACCGAGGTGCTTCCAGGCACCGACAAGTGCAGGCAGCATGGCGACCGCGCGGGAAGCCTGGCCGCCGTTCTCGCCGCGCTGGATGCCGTAATTCATGCGGATGACTGCTGGTGTCGTGGTTGCGTATTCGCGCGCGAGACGTCCGATGTCGGCTATGGGAATGCCGGTCCACTGCGAAACGCGCTCCGGAGTATATTCGGCGGCGCGCTCTTTGATCTGAGCAAAGCCGTGCGTATTTTCCGCGACGTAACCTGCGTCTTCGAGGCCGTCACGCAGGATGATGTGCATCATGCCGAGGGCAAGCGCCACGTCGGTTCCGGGATTGATGGCGATGTGCCAGTCGGCGACGCGGGCAGTTCGGGTTTTATAGGGATCGATGACGACGAGCTTCGCCCCATTGCGGCGAGCCTCTTCAATCATTGGCCAGAGATGAATGTTGTTGCCGTGGACGTTCGCTCCCCAGGCGATGATGTAGCGTGCGCGGCGGAAGTGCTCGGTGTCCGTGCCCAGCTTGCGGCCATAAACGGAGAGAAGCGCATCGCCACCAGCAGTCGAGCAGATTGTCCGGTCGAGCTGCGATGCTCCGAGACGGTGAAAGAAGCGGCGGTCCATGGAGCCGTACCCGAGAACGCCGATGGTTCCGGCATAAGAATAGGGCAGGATCGATTCGGGCCCATGTTCGTCGCTGATCTTTTTGAGACGTGCAGCGATGGTGTCGAGGGCCTCGTCCCAGGAGATGCGTTCGAAGGCATCTGCTTCTTTGCCCTGAGACAGCGGGCCTTTTGCGACTCCGACGCGGCGGCGCATAGGATAGAGCAGGCGATCAGGTGAGTAAACGCGGTCGAGATATTTGGCTACTTTGCCGCAGAGAAACCCCTGAGTGACCGGATGGTTCGGGTCACCCTGCACGCGCGTTGCCCGTCCCGTCTCGTCGATGGTGACGAGTACTCCGCAGGAGTCGGGGCAATCATGCGAGCAGACGGTGTGGACTGTCCTTGCGGCCATAGCTCAATTGTAGGACCGTGTTCTGGCAGACACAATCGCATTTAACTACCGCCGCGTTCGAGATCGATCAGCAAGCGCTTTCTCCAGATGCCGCCCCCGTAGCCGGCGAGGTCGCCACTTTTGCGGATGACCCGGTGGCACGGGACGATAATTCCCAGCTTGTTCATGCCATTGGCTCGGCCTACTGCGCGGACGGCTCCAGGGTTGCCGAGGCGCTGGGCTAGTTCTTCGTACGAGATGGTGGTTCCGTAGGGGATCTGATCGAGCTGCTCCCAGACCCGCTCTTCAAAGGGCGTGCCGAAGCGTGTGATCTTCGTCTGGAAGGTGCGGAGTGTCCTGGCGAAGTATGCTTCGAGCTCTTTTCTGAGCGAGACGTGATGCGGGCTTTCGCCGGGCACGGTGACCGTCTGGAAGTGTTTGCGCAGCATCTTGAGCTCAGTTTCGAGCATGCGACGGTCAGTGAATTCAAGCAGGCAGAGGCCAGCCTGGACCGCTCCGGCGATCATGGGTCCCATGGGTGTTTCGAACCACGCCAGTTGGATGGGATCGATGGCATCGATTTTGCCGGGAGGGTGGCCGAAGGTGTTGGTGAAGCTGTCGCGGAAGCCGCTGTGCGAGTTGAATCCGGCTTCGAAGACGGCGTCGTCGATGGAACTGCCTTTGCGGATGTTTTCGAGCGCGAGGCTGAGGCGGCGTCCCCGGCAATAGGCCTGGAAGGTGAGACCGAAGTGCTTTACAAAATAGCGGCGGACACGGACTGAGTCGCTGCCGAGAAGGCGCAGATCCTGGTCGCTGAATTTGCGCCCCGGTTCGGTGTCGATAGCGCGGAGGACACGCTTGATCCAATCGGGCGTTGTGTGCAGTTCGAGCGGTTTGCAACGCAGGCAGGGGCGATAGCCGGCGAAGATGGCTTCTTTTACAGTGGCAAAGAATTCGACGTTCTCTTTGAACGGTTTTCTCGCCTTGCAGGACGGCAGACAGAAGATTCCCGTCGTTTTGACGGCGGTGTAGAAGACGCCATCGAAACTCGCGTCGCTTCCGAGATAAGCTCGCTCCATCACTTCTTGCGGAGGCAGCGGGAAAAGGTGCGGAGTTGGTTCAGTCATGACCATAGAAGCCGACATGGTGATACCTCTCTTATTTGATCGCATTCGAGGGTGATTCGCGTCCACCGGAATTTGGACGTAGAATTTTTTGCTGCCGGCATTCAAACTAGGTGGAAGTGTTGAGGGGATGACGATGAGACGAATGAAGCGTTTTGTGCCTTGGTTATTGCTCGCCGTGCTTTGGGTTGTTCCTATCCGAGCAGTTTTTGCGCAGGACGCCGAGAGCGCGATTAAGCAAGTACTGATGGATCAGGTTTCGGCGTGGAACCGCGCCGATATTGCGGCTTTCATGCAGGGATACAAGGATTCGCCGGATACGACGTTTATCGGCAAGACAATGCGACAGGGCTGGCAGCAGGTGATGGAGCGCTATAAGGCCAGCTATTCGACGAAGGATGCGATGGGGAGTTTGGAGTTTTCCGACCTGAAGATTCGGATGCTTGGGACGAACTATGCAGTCGCCACGGGGAATTATCATCTGACGCGTACTGCGGCAGGTGGTGGGGATGCTTCGGGGATCTTTTCGCTGGTGTGGGAGAAGTCGGCGGAGGGATGGAAGATTATTTTGGATCATACGAGCTCATAGCTCTTGCTTTTAAAGAAAAACAGATCCTTCGCTACGCTCAGGATGACAAAGAAAAAGCCATCGCAATTGGCGATGGCTTTTCTTCTCAGGGAGTCACTACAAAATATACCGCGACAAATCCTGATCTTTCACAATCGATGAGACCATCTGACGGACATACTCGGGATCGATGATGGCGACCTTCTCGCGGCCATTCGCCGAATCGCGTTCGATAATCGGCAGCGGCGCGGTGGCTCCGTTGTTCTCGGCGCTGGCGGCGATATCGATCACGTTGCTGTCGCTCTTGGCGGCCTTGGTGAGGTCGGGAGCGAGGAAGCTGATCTCGTCGAGGACGCGTTCCATGATGGTGTGCAGGCGTCGCGCGCCGATGTTTTCTGTCGTTTCGTTTACGCGAAAGGCGAAGCGGGCGATCTCTTCGAGCGACTCGGGCGTGAATTCGAGCTTGAGGCCTTCCGTGTCTAACAGGGCAATGTATTGCTTGGTCAGCGAGGACTTCGGCTCTTGTAGGATGCGGATGAAGTCTTCCACGGTCAGCGATTGCAACTCGACGCGGATAGGAAAGCGGCCCTGCAGTTCCGGGATCAGGTCGCTGGGCTTCGAGACGTGGAAAGCTCCAGCGGCGATGAATAGGATGTGGTCGGTGCGAACCATGCCGTAGCGCGTGTTGACGGTGGTGCCTTCGACGATAGGCAGGATGTCGCGCTGCACGCCTTCGCGCGAGACATCGGGTCCGTGGCCGCCTTCGCGTCCGGCGATCTTGTCGATTTCGTCGAGGAAGACGATGCCGGAGTTTTCGACGCGCTCGACGGCGGTGCGCGTGACCTGATCCATGTCGATGAGGCGCTGCTCTTCTTCCTGCACGAGGTAATCGAAGGCTTCGCCGACCTTCATTTTGCGCTTCTTGGTGCGCTGGCCAAAGATGTTCGGCAGGACATCCTTGAGGTTGATGTCCATCTCTTCAACGCCCTGATTCGAGATGATTTCGAAAGACGGTGCGTTGCGTTCGCGCACGTCGATCTCGACCATGCGGTCATCGAGCTTGCCTTCGCGAAACTGCTGGCGCAGCTTTTCGCGTGTGCGCTGATGCG
This genomic window contains:
- the bamA gene encoding outer membrane protein assembly factor BamA, whose translation is MSSPIKTSQNASRKFRRTLKPLAFVLLCFTVFSAWAQQQTITQIRVIGNRRIPKETILARMFSHENEAFDPTTVERDFNSLWNTGYFEDVRIEREENPKGGIILDVYVREKATIREINYKGLNSVTQSDVLDRLKKEKVGFSVESQYDPTRIARVETVIKELLSEHGRQFATIKADVKTIPPASVQVNFIVKEGPKVKVGNISFTGNQHLSSRELRLAMKNLRPIGIPHSIIFENLFAKTYDASKLEEDGERVRQAYRDKGYFRASTGEPLKHLRNESGLSFFTFRPRKGKRIDIRIPVDEGARYRLGTITFKGNKAVPDANLKALRAQFPIKDGEWFNFTAFGKGLQNLQKAYGQLGYINFSASPEPVIDDDHKTVSFVVDLEEGKPFYVSRIEFQGNTVTRDFVIRRELLLEEGQVYNSHLWELSLLRLNQLDYFNPLKVDQDSETHQNPEAGTVDLLLKVTEKGKNSIGLNGGVSGLSGTFLGLNYQTNNFLGLGETLSVQASAGNLSRNLLFGFNEPYLRNKPVSLGFQLYSSKYDYNSAKAYNLSGADANTTAAVNSLTQNYNQSVTGFTVSGAYPIRHTFKRIGVTYSLNRSSVTTFSAASQNLFQTLAFRSGIQNGNSLEGIVNSMISLSYSWNKLDSSYMPRTGSSFSSAFQLAGLWGNVRYFQPVIEYKQFRPVKWFHFNNEGRNIVGYRVQANYIHGISGDVAPPFNRFYAGGEADLRGFDIRTATPYGFVPTRVLFNLTNPDGTCVPRDPTNPQTNQCVQVPIPVYGIGPIGGDTQITGNVEYRIPLVGRTAALEFFDDFGMNMATSSGQLKQSPQGFDTLNAPLYGCPNYVNGACVGGQTIQFDRYIRPIPGTNYVPRMSLGAQISVMMPIINAPFRIYYAYNPLRLYDNINGQNLITRSMFPAGGAGDYSYAQATQLYGSLYELREPNKTFRLTVSTTF
- a CDS encoding CPXCG motif-containing cysteine-rich protein produces the protein MPFAAGFQCAGCGEWNEIVVDESAGGKQSYVEDCQVCCKPNLLRIVWNGEGFDVHAELES
- a CDS encoding YybH family protein, with translation MRRMKRFVPWLLLAVLWVVPIRAVFAQDAESAIKQVLMDQVSAWNRADIAAFMQGYKDSPDTTFIGKTMRQGWQQVMERYKASYSTKDAMGSLEFSDLKIRMLGTNYAVATGNYHLTRTAAGGGDASGIFSLVWEKSAEGWKIILDHTSS
- the hslU gene encoding ATP-dependent protease ATPase subunit HslU; amino-acid sequence: MAIYLPGTAEDQELALEDLTPREIVAELDKYVVGQKAAKRAVAIALRNRMRRQKLPPDIAEEIMPKNIIMIGPTGVGKTEIARRLAKLTNSPFLKVEASKFTEVGYVGRDVEAIVRDLVEIAIDMVREEKLEEVEDKAELNAEERLLDLLLPPPTTAPAPSTAPQSEPGGNTLTFPAPSNESHQRTREKLRQQFREGKLDDRMVEIDVRERNAPSFEIISNQGVEEMDINLKDVLPNIFGQRTKKRKMKVGEAFDYLVQEEEQRLIDMDQVTRTAVERVENSGIVFLDEIDKIAGREGGHGPDVSREGVQRDILPIVEGTTVNTRYGMVRTDHILFIAAGAFHVSKPSDLIPELQGRFPIRVELQSLTVEDFIRILQEPKSSLTKQYIALLDTEGLKLEFTPESLEEIARFAFRVNETTENIGARRLHTIMERVLDEISFLAPDLTKAAKSDSNVIDIAASAENNGATAPLPIIERDSANGREKVAIIDPEYVRQMVSSIVKDQDLSRYIL
- a CDS encoding bifunctional transcriptional activator/DNA repair enzyme AdaA, with translation MSASMVMTEPTPHLFPLPPQEVMERAYLGSDASFDGVFYTAVKTTGIFCLPSCKARKPFKENVEFFATVKEAIFAGYRPCLRCKPLELHTTPDWIKRVLRAIDTEPGRKFSDQDLRLLGSDSVRVRRYFVKHFGLTFQAYCRGRRLSLALENIRKGSSIDDAVFEAGFNSHSGFRDSFTNTFGHPPGKIDAIDPIQLAWFETPMGPMIAGAVQAGLCLLEFTDRRMLETELKMLRKHFQTVTVPGESPHHVSLRKELEAYFARTLRTFQTKITRFGTPFEERVWEQLDQIPYGTTISYEELAQRLGNPGAVRAVGRANGMNKLGIIVPCHRVIRKSGDLAGYGGGIWRKRLLIDLERGGS
- a CDS encoding molybdopterin-containing oxidoreductase family protein; amino-acid sequence: MAARTVHTVCSHDCPDSCGVLVTIDETGRATRVQGDPNHPVTQGFLCGKVAKYLDRVYSPDRLLYPMRRRVGVAKGPLSQGKEADAFERISWDEALDTIAARLKKISDEHGPESILPYSYAGTIGVLGYGSMDRRFFHRLGASQLDRTICSTAGGDALLSVYGRKLGTDTEHFRRARYIIAWGANVHGNNIHLWPMIEEARRNGAKLVVIDPYKTRTARVADWHIAINPGTDVALALGMMHIILRDGLEDAGYVAENTHGFAQIKERAAEYTPERVSQWTGIPIADIGRLAREYATTTPAVIRMNYGIQRGENGGQASRAVAMLPALVGAWKHLGGGLQLSTSGAFSWDKVTIERPDLMFASPIKRHSRIVNMTELGHALTRLDNPPVKALFVYNSNPAAIAPDQSKVLEGMARLDLFTVVHEQFFTDTADYADILLPATTFLEHKDVQGAYGHYYVQISNPAIEPLGEARSNVWLFSQLAQRMSFVEPCFRDTAEDLIAQALRTAQPEKQDAWMAGMTEETLNAAGGHQRLQFASERDGEPFRPFANGPFKTPSGKIEFFSEALAAQGVDPIPSFVPPTESRHTKNTAYPLEFLPRKADHYMNSTFANLHGHQMMEAAHSNRLEMRSSDAAARGICEGDTVEIFNDRGSLRMKAHVNGHLPEGVVASRLNWNKLSPGGNNVNLLTSQRLTDFGGGPTFYSTLVEVRKVTA